In Lentibacillus amyloliquefaciens, one DNA window encodes the following:
- a CDS encoding YrrS family protein, which produces MSASRVNKYEKRRKNTKLISILGTTGSILALVLAGMLIFGGNEEANVASDTETDESSQEEAGIERDEKENTAENNADDQSNTNDNSEANDLEEENSDVNIQQTEPSDDNVSEAYTGDWEAVGTEQTEPHTVNYSDGSQDREELRKAVAAATGLDEESFTMWYVERNGDQRVINTVSSSDGSEIYRVYNTWVPSEGWQPTKVEELIENDQKWRFE; this is translated from the coding sequence ATGTCAGCTTCACGGGTTAATAAGTACGAAAAAAGAAGAAAAAATACAAAACTTATATCAATACTGGGTACTACAGGAAGCATTTTAGCACTCGTATTAGCAGGTATGCTTATTTTTGGGGGTAATGAAGAGGCGAATGTGGCTTCAGACACTGAGACTGATGAGTCATCACAGGAAGAAGCCGGTATTGAAAGAGACGAGAAAGAAAATACTGCTGAAAATAATGCTGATGACCAAAGCAACACGAACGATAATTCAGAAGCAAATGACTTAGAGGAAGAAAATAGTGACGTGAACATTCAACAAACTGAGCCATCGGATGATAATGTTTCTGAAGCATATACAGGCGATTGGGAGGCTGTGGGAACCGAACAAACTGAGCCGCATACCGTCAATTATAGTGACGGATCACAGGACAGAGAAGAACTGCGTAAAGCAGTTGCAGCTGCCACAGGATTGGATGAAGAAAGCTTCACAATGTGGTATGTTGAACGCAATGGCGATCAGAGAGTTATCAATACGGTTTCAAGCAGTGATGGATCAGAGATATATCGTGTGTATAATACATGGGTGCCAAGCGAAGGCTGGCAGCCGACAAAAGTTGAAGAATTAATAGAAAATGATCAAAAGTGGCGATTTGAGTAA
- the greA gene encoding transcription elongation factor GreA — translation MATEKSFYMTQEGKEKLGEELEYLKMDKRAEVVDRIKEARGFGDLSENSEYDAAKEEQAFVESRIAQVEKMMRNAVIIENDNENPDIVSMGRTVTFKELPDGDEEIYTIVGSAEADPFEGKISNDSPMAKSLIGQEKGTEVAVTTPGGDIMVRIEDVE, via the coding sequence ATGGCTACAGAGAAAAGCTTTTATATGACTCAAGAGGGGAAAGAGAAACTGGGAGAGGAACTTGAATATCTTAAAATGGATAAAAGGGCTGAAGTCGTGGATCGTATTAAAGAGGCGCGCGGATTCGGCGACCTTTCCGAGAATTCTGAATATGATGCCGCCAAAGAAGAACAGGCATTTGTTGAATCACGCATAGCACAAGTTGAAAAAATGATGCGCAATGCTGTTATCATTGAAAACGATAACGAAAATCCGGATATCGTGTCAATGGGAAGGACAGTGACGTTTAAAGAACTTCCGGATGGTGATGAAGAGATATACACGATTGTAGGAAGTGCAGAAGCTGATCCATTTGAGGGAAAAATTTCAAACGATTCGCCTATGGCTAAAAGTCTGATTGGCCAGGAAAAAGGAACAGAAGTGGCTGTTACCACGCCAGGCGGGGATATTATGGTGAGAATTGAAGATGTTGAATAG
- the udk gene encoding uridine kinase encodes MTEKPVVIGVAGGSGSGKTSVTRSICERFQDKTILVIEQDYYYKDQSHLPFEERLNTNYDHPLAFDNDLLISHIHDLLDHKTIQKPVYDYKMHTRSNEVVSVQPKEVIILEGILILEDPRLVDLMDIKVYVDTDADVRIIRRLSRDIKERGRTLDSVIEQYENIVRPMHLQFVEPTKRYADIIIPEGGQNHVAIDIMATKVEKILSRNQQKIN; translated from the coding sequence ATGACTGAAAAGCCGGTTGTAATTGGCGTCGCAGGCGGGAGCGGAAGCGGTAAGACATCTGTCACACGCTCTATTTGCGAACGATTCCAGGACAAAACCATCCTTGTGATTGAGCAGGATTATTACTATAAAGACCAGAGTCATTTACCGTTTGAAGAAAGACTGAATACAAATTACGACCATCCTCTGGCGTTTGATAACGACCTATTAATCAGTCATATTCATGACTTGCTCGATCATAAAACGATTCAAAAGCCTGTTTATGATTATAAGATGCACACAAGGTCAAATGAGGTTGTCAGTGTACAACCCAAAGAAGTGATCATTCTGGAGGGTATCTTAATACTCGAAGACCCGCGGCTTGTTGACTTAATGGATATCAAGGTTTATGTTGACACGGATGCGGACGTCCGGATTATCCGCAGGCTCTCCAGGGATATTAAAGAGCGGGGGAGAACACTGGACTCGGTCATTGAACAATACGAAAACATTGTCAGACCCATGCATTTACAATTTGTTGAACCAACAAAGCGCTATGCTGATATTATTATTCCTGAAGGCGGTCAAAACCATGTAGCGATTGATATAATGGCGACCAAAGTCGAAAAGATTCTCTCCAGGAACCAGCAAAAAATAAACTGA
- a CDS encoding O-methyltransferase, with protein MDETLANYLRNSLPDNKTWVTELEQAAEMDNVPIMDPISMNFVMQMIRLIKPDQILEIGTAIGYSALRMLEAYPAAQIVTIERDENRYHKANNNIRRLDKQGHITTLFGDAIEQLQQMQSRAFDLILIDAAKGKYQRFFEHAAPLLVNGGTVLSDNVLFKGYVADDGKQHPRYQKIAKKIRTYNDWLTNHPDFATTIVPIGDGIAMSIKDEGKEFPSND; from the coding sequence ATGGATGAAACGTTAGCGAATTATTTAAGAAATTCGTTGCCTGATAATAAAACATGGGTAACTGAACTTGAACAAGCAGCTGAAATGGACAATGTCCCAATCATGGACCCTATAAGCATGAATTTTGTCATGCAAATGATCCGGCTGATAAAGCCGGATCAAATCCTGGAAATAGGAACAGCTATTGGTTATTCTGCATTAAGAATGCTCGAGGCATATCCGGCAGCACAAATCGTGACGATAGAAAGAGATGAAAATCGCTATCACAAAGCAAATAATAATATTAGACGATTAGACAAACAAGGCCATATTACCACTCTGTTTGGTGATGCGATTGAACAACTGCAGCAAATGCAATCGAGGGCATTTGACCTTATCTTGATTGATGCTGCTAAGGGTAAGTATCAGCGATTTTTTGAACACGCTGCACCACTTTTGGTAAATGGCGGTACTGTTTTGTCTGACAATGTTTTGTTTAAAGGATATGTCGCAGATGACGGTAAACAACATCCCAGATATCAAAAAATAGCAAAGAAAATTCGAACATACAATGATTGGCTTACGAATCATCCGGATTTTGCAACAACAATCGTGCCGATCGGGGATGGAATTGCAATGAGCATAAAAGATGAAGGAAAGGAGTTTCCATCAAATGACTGA
- the mltG gene encoding endolytic transglycosylase MltG, translating into MSKKKVSGSYKENLLKRSDDAKTVRKIAAVIIISLALILVIGSISGYLYINSALEPVDPDSSEDINIEIPLGSSTSEIASILEENGIIKDGTIFQFYTKFKNVTGFQAGNYTFSPSMNVDELLGALQNGRVTEEPVYSITIPEGQTIDQIAATYGEKLQFSKEDFLNKVNDPEYIETLISTYPNILTNDLLNPEIRTPLEGYLFAATYQFYSENPSVEEVVNRMLEKTVNVVTPYMDEISGQDLTVHEALTMASVVENEASSNEQRKKIAGLFYNRLDEGMALQTDPTVLYALGEHKDQVTYDDLEVESPYNTYHVNSLPVGPISNFAETSLEATVNPEETDYLYFLHDDEGNIHFSETNEAHNKLREEHIN; encoded by the coding sequence ATGTCGAAGAAGAAGGTGTCAGGAAGCTATAAGGAGAACTTGCTGAAACGCAGTGATGACGCTAAAACAGTCCGAAAAATTGCTGCAGTCATCATCATCTCACTGGCCCTGATTTTGGTTATTGGCAGTATATCAGGATACTTATATATTAATTCTGCGTTGGAGCCAGTTGACCCTGACAGCAGCGAAGATATCAATATTGAGATTCCATTGGGATCTTCCACATCTGAAATCGCATCAATCCTCGAAGAAAATGGTATTATAAAAGATGGCACGATTTTCCAATTTTATACAAAATTTAAGAATGTGACCGGTTTTCAAGCAGGGAACTATACCTTTTCGCCTTCTATGAATGTTGATGAATTATTAGGAGCACTTCAAAATGGGAGAGTCACGGAAGAGCCTGTTTACTCCATAACAATTCCGGAAGGTCAGACAATTGATCAGATAGCCGCAACTTACGGAGAAAAACTTCAATTCAGCAAAGAAGATTTTCTTAATAAGGTAAACGACCCAGAATATATTGAAACGTTAATCAGCACCTATCCCAATATATTAACGAATGATCTGCTTAACCCTGAAATCAGGACACCGCTGGAAGGTTATTTATTTGCTGCAACGTATCAATTCTACAGCGAGAATCCTTCAGTTGAAGAAGTGGTCAACCGTATGCTTGAAAAAACTGTTAATGTGGTGACACCTTATATGGATGAGATATCCGGACAGGATTTAACTGTACACGAAGCATTAACTATGGCATCGGTTGTTGAAAACGAAGCAAGCTCTAATGAACAACGAAAGAAGATTGCCGGTTTGTTTTATAACCGGTTGGATGAAGGTATGGCACTTCAGACTGACCCAACTGTGCTTTACGCTCTTGGGGAGCATAAAGACCAGGTCACGTACGATGATTTGGAAGTTGAATCGCCTTATAATACGTATCATGTCAATTCGCTTCCTGTAGGTCCAATTTCCAATTTTGCTGAAACTTCTCTGGAGGCGACTGTTAATCCGGAAGAGACGGATTACTTATACTTTTTGCATGACGACGAAGGCAACATCCATTTCTCAGAGACAAATGAAGCGCACAATAAATTAAGAGAGGAACACATTAATTAA
- a CDS encoding DUF1292 domain-containing protein: MALEENERIIIPDENGEEHLFEVLFTFDVDKTGHSYLAVVPAEQKEDEEVEVYAFRYEEEEKNEDDLSLFPIESDDEWEMVEEVLHTLIDEENNE; encoded by the coding sequence ATGGCACTGGAAGAAAATGAACGAATTATTATCCCTGATGAAAATGGTGAAGAGCATCTTTTTGAAGTATTGTTTACGTTCGACGTTGATAAAACGGGTCATTCCTATTTAGCTGTTGTACCAGCCGAGCAAAAGGAAGACGAAGAAGTCGAAGTATATGCATTCAGATATGAAGAAGAAGAAAAGAATGAAGATGACCTGTCACTCTTTCCAATCGAATCCGATGATGAGTGGGAAATGGTTGAAGAGGTGCTTCACACATTGATTGATGAAGAAAACAACGAATGA
- the ruvX gene encoding Holliday junction resolvase RuvX, with product MKIVGLDVGSKTIGVAVSDLLGMTAQGLTTIKWNEEDIYSADEQLKQIINEHAVGEAVIGLPKHMNGSIGQRGEASQAYAEHVEKIHNIPVILWDERLTTVAAERVLLEADMSRKKRKKVIDKMAAVMILQTYLDQAN from the coding sequence ATGAAAATAGTTGGACTGGATGTCGGTTCCAAAACGATCGGTGTGGCCGTAAGTGATTTGTTAGGTATGACAGCACAAGGCCTTACAACGATTAAATGGAACGAAGAGGATATATATTCAGCTGATGAACAGCTGAAGCAAATAATAAATGAACATGCTGTTGGGGAAGCTGTAATAGGGTTGCCGAAGCATATGAATGGATCAATCGGCCAACGCGGTGAAGCATCACAAGCATATGCAGAACACGTCGAAAAAATTCATAACATACCGGTAATCCTTTGGGATGAAAGATTGACTACTGTCGCAGCGGAACGCGTTTTACTCGAAGCAGACATGAGCAGAAAAAAACGCAAGAAAGTCATCGACAAAATGGCAGCAGTCATGATCTTGCAAACTTATCTCGATCAGGCAAATTAA
- a CDS encoding IreB family regulatory phosphoprotein: MSSIDKTMKFNFSEEPFDHDIKDILLTVYGALKEKGYNPNNQIVGYLLSGDPAYIPRYNDARSLIRKVERDEVIEELVKFYLEEQQKES, from the coding sequence ATGAGCTCTATTGATAAAACAATGAAATTTAATTTTTCGGAGGAGCCTTTTGATCATGATATAAAAGACATCCTGCTGACGGTCTACGGGGCGCTTAAAGAAAAAGGCTATAATCCGAACAATCAGATAGTCGGCTATTTACTATCGGGAGATCCGGCATACATCCCAAGGTATAACGACGCCCGAAGTTTAATTCGCAAGGTAGAACGGGATGAAGTAATTGAAGAGCTTGTGAAGTTTTACCTCGAAGAACAGCAGAAGGAAAGTTAA
- the alaS gene encoding alanine--tRNA ligase has product MKQLTSAQVRQMFLDFFKDKGHQVEPSASLVPKEDPTLLWINSGVATLKKYFDGRIIPENPRIVNAQKSIRTNDIENVGFTARHHTFFEMLGNFSIGDYFKKEAIAYAWEFLTSEKWIGFDPELLAVTVHPEDDEAYDIWLHDIQIPKERIIRLEENFWDIGEGPSGPNSEIFYDRGESYGNDPEDPELYPGGENERFLEIWNLVFSQFNHNPDDTYTPLPKQNIDTGMGLERVVSVIQDAPTNFDTDLFMPLIREAEEISGKKYGQNSADDTAFKVIADHIRTVSFAVGDKALPSNEGRGYVLRRLLRRAVRFAKQLGIDEPFMYKLVPIVGNIMEDYYPDVLKQKSYIETVIKTEEERFHETLNDGLEILNSIIDKEKQKGSDVFPGSEVFKLYDTYGFPKELTDEYVADYGFSIDEEGFELEMEKQRERARNARQKVDSMQIQDGVLSDVETESIFVGYDQLKVKTSVEVLVKGKEFTDNATAGDEVFVFLKETPFYAESGGQIADNGWIYTDNASGYVEDVQQSPNGQNVHKVRVKEGEIRTGEEIQAAVESAFRSGIVKNHTATHLLHQALKDVLGDHVNQAGSLVAPDRLRFDFSHFNSVSEEEMAAIEQKVNEKIWASIPVVIDRKKLEEAKEMGAMALFGEKYGDVVRVVQISDYSIELCGGCHVHNTDEIGLFKIISETGIGAGTRRIEAVSSKQAYWYVNEKLGILQKTAKLLKTTDDGVIERVEGMYDEIKTMQKENESLNAKLSNQEASSIVEKSETINGVPVLAQQVNAKDMNQLRNMLDELKQKFDSAVILLASENNQKVQLAAGVTKDLTDKGLHAGNLIKQAAEICGGGGGGRPDMAQAGGKMPEKINEALQVANQYVTNHLND; this is encoded by the coding sequence ATGAAACAGTTAACATCGGCACAAGTACGGCAAATGTTTCTGGATTTTTTTAAGGATAAAGGGCATCAAGTGGAACCAAGCGCGTCACTGGTGCCAAAAGAAGATCCGACATTGCTGTGGATCAACAGCGGTGTTGCCACACTCAAGAAATATTTTGATGGCCGGATCATCCCGGAAAATCCGCGTATCGTTAATGCACAAAAATCTATCCGGACAAATGATATAGAAAATGTCGGATTCACAGCCAGGCACCATACGTTTTTTGAAATGCTTGGCAACTTTTCAATCGGTGATTATTTTAAAAAAGAAGCGATCGCGTATGCGTGGGAATTTTTAACGAGCGAAAAATGGATTGGATTTGATCCGGAATTACTAGCGGTGACCGTTCACCCGGAAGATGATGAAGCATATGACATCTGGCTGCATGATATTCAGATTCCGAAAGAGCGGATTATTCGGCTTGAAGAAAATTTCTGGGATATCGGTGAGGGCCCGAGCGGACCAAACTCCGAAATATTTTATGATCGCGGCGAAAGCTACGGTAATGACCCTGAAGATCCTGAGTTGTACCCGGGAGGCGAAAACGAACGCTTTCTTGAAATATGGAATCTTGTCTTTTCTCAGTTTAATCATAATCCTGATGACACGTACACCCCGCTGCCAAAGCAAAATATTGATACCGGGATGGGGCTGGAACGGGTAGTGTCTGTTATCCAGGATGCTCCGACAAACTTTGATACTGATCTATTTATGCCGCTTATCCGGGAAGCCGAAGAGATTTCAGGCAAAAAGTATGGCCAAAATTCAGCGGACGACACAGCTTTTAAAGTCATTGCCGACCATATTCGAACCGTATCATTTGCTGTCGGCGACAAAGCGCTGCCATCCAACGAAGGACGAGGTTATGTACTGAGAAGACTTCTGCGCCGGGCCGTCCGTTTTGCCAAACAGCTGGGCATCGATGAGCCTTTTATGTATAAACTTGTTCCGATCGTCGGCAATATCATGGAGGACTACTATCCGGACGTTTTAAAACAGAAGTCCTACATTGAGACTGTTATTAAAACCGAAGAGGAGCGTTTCCATGAAACATTGAATGATGGCCTTGAGATACTCAATTCGATTATTGATAAAGAAAAACAGAAAGGAAGTGACGTATTCCCGGGGTCAGAAGTGTTTAAATTATATGATACGTATGGTTTTCCCAAGGAACTGACAGATGAATATGTTGCAGATTACGGGTTTTCTATTGATGAGGAAGGCTTTGAGCTTGAGATGGAAAAGCAGCGTGAACGTGCCAGGAATGCACGGCAGAAAGTTGATTCCATGCAAATTCAGGACGGTGTGTTGAGTGATGTGGAAACTGAGAGTATATTTGTCGGTTATGATCAGCTGAAAGTGAAGACATCTGTGGAAGTGCTGGTGAAAGGGAAAGAATTCACGGATAATGCAACGGCCGGAGATGAGGTGTTTGTATTTTTGAAAGAAACCCCATTTTATGCTGAAAGCGGTGGTCAGATTGCAGATAATGGCTGGATATATACAGACAACGCGTCAGGTTATGTTGAGGATGTTCAACAGTCACCAAACGGCCAGAACGTGCATAAGGTCCGAGTGAAAGAAGGAGAAATCAGAACTGGAGAAGAAATCCAGGCAGCCGTTGAAAGTGCTTTTCGCAGTGGCATCGTTAAAAATCATACAGCCACTCATTTGCTTCACCAGGCTTTGAAAGATGTTCTTGGTGATCATGTCAACCAAGCGGGGTCACTGGTGGCACCGGACCGACTGAGATTTGACTTCTCACATTTCAACTCAGTGAGTGAAGAAGAAATGGCAGCTATTGAGCAAAAAGTAAATGAAAAGATTTGGGCATCCATTCCAGTTGTTATTGATCGTAAAAAACTTGAAGAGGCCAAAGAGATGGGTGCAATGGCCTTATTCGGCGAGAAATATGGTGATGTGGTACGAGTTGTTCAAATCAGCGATTATAGCATTGAATTATGCGGCGGCTGTCACGTCCATAACACTGATGAAATCGGTCTGTTTAAAATTATTTCGGAAACTGGCATTGGTGCCGGCACCAGAAGAATTGAAGCCGTTTCAAGTAAACAGGCTTACTGGTATGTCAACGAAAAACTGGGCATACTGCAAAAGACTGCTAAATTATTGAAAACAACAGATGATGGCGTCATTGAACGTGTAGAAGGTATGTACGATGAAATTAAAACAATGCAAAAAGAGAATGAATCACTAAATGCGAAGCTTTCCAATCAGGAAGCATCTTCCATCGTTGAAAAGAGTGAAACAATTAATGGTGTCCCTGTGTTGGCCCAGCAAGTGAATGCAAAAGATATGAATCAGCTCCGCAATATGCTGGATGAGTTAAAGCAAAAGTTTGATTCAGCTGTTATCCTGTTGGCATCTGAGAACAATCAGAAAGTTCAATTGGCTGCAGGGGTTACAAAAGATTTGACTGACAAAGGTCTTCATGCCGGCAACCTGATCAAACAGGCAGCTGAAATCTGCGGAGGAGGCGGCGGCGGCCGCCCTGATATGGCTCAGGCAGGCGGTAAAATGCCGGAAAAAATTAATGAAGCCTTACAAGTTGCAAATCAATATGTGACAAACCATTTAAATGATTAA
- a CDS encoding AI-2E family transporter, with protein sequence MFLYNKPLNFLFWVITGIFVFLFVYLLVKLFPVYGTVLSFLWQLLLPFLIAMLIAYLLYPVIEKMHKHNIPKSAAILLIYFLFFGGIGFLGYRLYPAVIQQLSDLQNQLPQLIEMYRDFVYSLYEYTSFLPETFHDKMDELIFEAEAYMEELIADVVRGFTKIFDMIVVITVIPVLAFYFLKDFASIKDYFKTWIPQKYHKQTKGLLHAIDEGLGGYIRGQLIVSLFVGAAAFGVFKFLGIPYALLLAIIMALTNIIPYFGPIIGAIPAIAITATISGKMALIVLASIFIIQVIEGNFLSPYIVGRSVRIHPAAIIFALLLGGKIGGVIGLILAVPISFVLKVLIEHVMSVRRL encoded by the coding sequence ATGTTCCTGTACAATAAACCATTGAATTTTCTGTTTTGGGTTATAACTGGCATTTTTGTATTTTTATTTGTCTATTTACTTGTGAAACTTTTTCCTGTTTATGGTACTGTCCTTTCTTTCCTATGGCAGCTGCTTCTTCCGTTTTTAATAGCCATGTTGATTGCTTATTTATTATACCCGGTCATTGAAAAAATGCACAAGCACAATATCCCGAAGAGTGCAGCCATTCTGTTGATTTATTTTCTTTTTTTTGGCGGAATTGGGTTTTTGGGATACCGTCTATATCCGGCTGTCATTCAGCAGCTGAGTGATTTGCAGAACCAGCTTCCCCAGCTGATTGAAATGTATCGGGACTTCGTTTATAGTCTGTATGAATATACATCTTTCTTGCCGGAGACTTTCCATGACAAAATGGATGAACTGATATTTGAAGCAGAAGCCTATATGGAAGAATTGATTGCTGACGTTGTCAGAGGCTTTACGAAGATTTTCGATATGATTGTGGTTATAACCGTGATTCCGGTCCTCGCTTTCTACTTTTTGAAAGATTTTGCTTCTATTAAAGATTATTTCAAAACTTGGATTCCCCAAAAGTATCATAAACAGACAAAAGGGCTCTTGCATGCAATAGATGAAGGGCTTGGCGGTTACATAAGAGGACAGCTGATCGTATCACTGTTTGTCGGTGCGGCAGCATTCGGGGTATTTAAATTTTTGGGTATTCCATATGCCTTATTATTAGCAATTATTATGGCGCTCACGAACATTATTCCCTATTTTGGTCCGATTATTGGAGCGATCCCGGCGATTGCCATTACGGCGACTATTTCCGGCAAAATGGCTTTAATTGTGCTGGCAAGCATTTTTATCATACAGGTCATAGAAGGCAATTTTTTATCGCCGTATATAGTTGGCAGGAGTGTCAGGATTCACCCGGCAGCTATCATTTTTGCCTTGCTGCTTGGGGGAAAAATAGGCGGGGTTATTGGTCTTATTTTGGCTGTTCCCATTTCATTTGTGCTCAAAGTTCTCATTGAGCATGTGATGTCAGTCAGGAGGTTATAA
- a CDS encoding ATP-dependent RecD-like DNA helicase has protein sequence MATDGQNPQTDGYIKGELLHTIFRNEHENFSISKIKVLDTNEDYTNKDIVIKGYFSDLQETAVYNFYGSLERHAKFGLQYKVTSYQTFVPDTKEGLIAYLSSDMFHGIGKKTAEKIVDTLGENAISKILNDSNVLSEVPGLKKEKAKLLADTLKENQGFEHIAVYLSKYGIGLKMAQKIYKEYKDEAISVLQEDPYQYVFDIDGFGFQTADEIARSNGLSLTHPSRIGAGCIYVLQKNIQDGHVFLPIETCARQVAYLLVHPELKLTNDMVVNRLEALNKEKDVILADGNVYLPSLYYAEDGFASNLKRLISKPVEHETPTAELMKIIGDIEEEEILSYGKEQFEAIEQALRSKLMILTGGPGTGKTTVVKGILNAYAEIHDLSSDPGEYDSASDYPFILTAPTGRAAKRLKESTGLPAVTIHRLLGWDGQSGFEKNEHEQLTGKYLIVDEFSMVDIWLANSLFKAIPDDMQVLLVGDEDQLPSVGPGQVLADLLASEHIPYISLQDVYRQKEGSKIIELAHMIKQDAVDQRALQNDKDFSFIHCSTHQVIEAVTMVIERAGTKGVDLKNIQVMAPMYRSEAGITMINQHLQTLINPPSSSKREIQTTDAVFRVGDKVLQLVNQPEDNIYNGDIGEVVAIFEEDENVDNIEQLVVDFEGKEVVYERKDYVNITHAYCISIHKSQGSEFPIVILPIVSAYNRMLKKNLLYTAITRSKKSLIICGQQHAFLRGVQTLDSNKRFTSLKKQLHERLDAIEESEQPIGEEEEMTPYDFM, from the coding sequence ATGGCAACGGATGGACAAAACCCTCAAACAGATGGGTATATAAAAGGTGAACTGCTGCACACGATTTTTAGAAACGAGCATGAAAATTTTTCCATTTCCAAAATTAAAGTCCTTGATACGAATGAAGATTATACGAATAAGGATATCGTTATAAAAGGTTATTTCTCAGACCTGCAGGAAACTGCTGTGTATAACTTTTATGGCAGTCTGGAGCGGCATGCTAAATTTGGTCTGCAATACAAAGTGACTTCATACCAAACGTTTGTCCCTGATACAAAAGAAGGTCTGATTGCTTATCTCTCCAGTGATATGTTTCACGGCATTGGAAAAAAAACAGCCGAAAAAATAGTGGATACACTTGGTGAGAATGCCATTTCGAAAATATTAAACGACTCGAATGTGTTATCTGAAGTGCCGGGTTTAAAAAAAGAAAAAGCCAAACTTCTTGCTGATACTTTAAAAGAAAACCAGGGTTTTGAGCACATCGCTGTTTATTTATCTAAATACGGAATCGGTCTGAAGATGGCCCAAAAAATATACAAGGAGTATAAAGACGAAGCAATCAGCGTGTTGCAGGAAGACCCTTATCAGTATGTTTTTGATATTGATGGGTTTGGTTTTCAGACTGCCGATGAGATTGCTCGATCTAATGGTCTGTCGTTGACACACCCAAGCCGAATAGGCGCTGGGTGTATTTATGTTTTGCAAAAAAACATTCAGGATGGTCACGTATTTTTACCGATTGAAACGTGTGCAAGGCAGGTCGCCTACTTGCTCGTGCACCCTGAACTCAAGCTCACCAATGATATGGTCGTAAACCGTCTGGAAGCCTTAAACAAGGAAAAAGATGTCATACTTGCCGACGGAAATGTTTACTTGCCTTCACTTTATTATGCCGAAGATGGATTTGCATCCAATCTTAAACGATTGATTTCCAAACCGGTTGAACATGAAACTCCAACAGCAGAACTGATGAAGATTATAGGGGATATTGAAGAAGAAGAAATCCTTAGTTACGGCAAGGAACAATTTGAAGCTATCGAGCAAGCGTTACGCTCGAAATTAATGATTCTAACAGGTGGCCCGGGAACCGGCAAGACAACGGTGGTAAAAGGAATACTGAATGCCTATGCTGAAATTCATGACCTTTCCTCAGACCCGGGTGAATATGATTCAGCTTCAGATTATCCCTTTATTTTGACAGCACCTACCGGCAGAGCTGCTAAAAGACTGAAGGAATCAACCGGTCTTCCGGCGGTAACGATTCACCGATTGTTAGGATGGGATGGACAAAGCGGATTTGAGAAAAATGAGCATGAGCAACTAACAGGCAAATATTTAATTGTTGATGAGTTTTCCATGGTTGATATTTGGCTTGCCAATAGTTTGTTCAAAGCTATACCGGACGATATGCAAGTATTGCTGGTGGGCGACGAAGATCAGCTCCCATCGGTAGGACCGGGACAGGTGCTGGCGGATTTGCTAGCCAGTGAACATATTCCATATATAAGTCTTCAGGATGTTTACCGGCAAAAGGAAGGATCTAAAATAATTGAACTCGCACATATGATTAAACAGGATGCAGTTGATCAGCGAGCATTACAAAATGATAAAGATTTCAGCTTTATCCACTGCAGCACACATCAGGTGATTGAAGCCGTCACGATGGTTATTGAACGGGCCGGAACAAAAGGCGTTGATTTAAAAAACATTCAGGTTATGGCACCGATGTACCGTTCCGAGGCTGGCATAACCATGATTAATCAACATTTGCAGACCCTGATAAACCCGCCTTCGTCCTCAAAACGGGAAATACAAACGACAGATGCCGTTTTCCGTGTTGGTGATAAAGTCCTGCAACTTGTCAACCAACCGGAGGATAACATCTATAATGGTGATATTGGCGAAGTTGTTGCTATATTTGAAGAAGATGAAAATGTCGATAACATTGAACAGCTTGTAGTGGATTTTGAAGGCAAAGAGGTTGTGTATGAAAGAAAAGATTATGTGAACATCACACATGCCTACTGTATCTCTATCCATAAGTCGCAGGGGAGCGAATTTCCGATTGTTATTCTGCCGATTGTTTCGGCTTACAATCGTATGCTGAAGAAAAATTTACTCTATACCGCCATAACAAGGAGCAAAAAGTCGCTTATCATTTGCGGTCAGCAGCATGCTTTTCTGCGGGGGGTGCAGACACTGGACTCAAACAAGCGTTTCACATCACTAAAAAAACAACTGCATGAACGTTTGGATGCTATTGAAGAAAGCGAACAGCCAATCGGGGAGGAAGAAGAAATGACGCCATACGATTTTATGTGA